One region of Macadamia integrifolia cultivar HAES 741 chromosome 11, SCU_Mint_v3, whole genome shotgun sequence genomic DNA includes:
- the LOC122093973 gene encoding shaggy-related protein kinase zeta isoform X2 has protein sequence MAAAVVEGNDPVTGHIISTTIGGKNGEPKRTISYMAERVVGTGSFGIVFQAKCLETGETVAIKKVLQDRRYKNRELQLMRSMDHPNVISLKHCFFSTTSKNELFLNLVMEYVPETLYRVLKHYSNVNQRMPLIYVKLYTYQIFRGLGHIHTVPGVCHRDIKPQNLLVDPLTHQVKICDFGSAKVLVKGEANISYICSRYYRAPELIFGATEYTTSIDIWSAGCVLAELLLGQPLFPGDSAVDQLVEIIKVLGTPTREEIRCMNPNYTEFRFPQIKAHPWHKVFHKRMPPEAIDLASRLLQYSPSLRCTALEACAHPFFDELREPNARLPNGRPLPPLFNFKQELSGAPPELINRLIPEHVRRQSGLNLLHPAGT, from the exons ATGGCAGCTGCTGTTGTCGAGGGGAATGATCCAGTAACTGGTCACATCATTTCCACCACCATTGGAGGCAAAAATGGTGAACCCAAGCGG ACAATCAGTTACATGGCAGAGCGTGTTGTGGGGACTGGGTCATTTGGAATTGTCTTTCAG GCAAAATGCTTGGAGACTGGGGAGACAGTTGCCATAAAGAAGGTCTTGCAGGACAGGCGGTATAAGAATCGTGAGCTGCAGCTTATGCGCTCTATGGATCACCCAAATGTGATTTCTCTGAAGCACTGCTTTTTCTCTACGACCAGTAAAAATGAGCTTTTTCTCAACTTGGTTATGGAATATGTCCCCGAGACTCTGTATCGTGTTTTGAAGCACTACAGCAATGTGAACCAGAGGATGCCACTTATCTATGTTAAACTCTACACCTATCAA ATTTTTAGGGGGCTTGGTCATATTCACACTGTTCCTGGAGTTTGCCATAGGGACATAAAGCCTCAAAATCTTCTG GTAGACCCGCTTACACATCAAGTCAAGATTTGTGATTTTGGAAGTGCAAAGGTTTTG GTCAAGGGCGAAGCAAACATATCATATATTTGCTCTCGTTACTACCGAGCTCCAGAACTCATATTTGGTGCGACAGAATATACAACATCGATTGATATCTGGTCAGCTGGTTGTGTTCTTGCAGAGCTTCTTCTAGGCCAG CCATTGTTTCCGGGAGACAGTGCGGTGGATCAACTTGTAGAGATCATCAAG GTTCTTGGAACCCCAACTCGAGAAGAGATCCGCTGTATGAATCCAAACTATACTGAGTTTCGGTTTCCACAGATAAAGGCTCACCCATGGCACAAG GTTTTCCACAAGAGGATGCCTCCAGAAGCAATTGATCTTGCCTCAAGGCTTTTACAGTATTCACCCAGTCTTCGCTGCACTGCT CTAGAGGCATGTGCTcatcctttttttgatgaactCCGGGAGCCCAATGCCCGCCTGCCTAATGGACGGCCTTTACCTCCTCTCTTCAACTTCAAACAGGAA TTATCTGGTGCTCCACCAGAGCTCATTAACAGATTGATACCAGAGCATGTGAGACGGCAATCTGGTCTAAATCTCTTGCACCCAGCAGGCACGTAA
- the LOC122093973 gene encoding shaggy-related protein kinase eta isoform X1: MASLPLGPHPPENEGVKIAPRRPEMGDDKEMAAAVVEGNDPVTGHIISTTIGGKNGEPKRTISYMAERVVGTGSFGIVFQAKCLETGETVAIKKVLQDRRYKNRELQLMRSMDHPNVISLKHCFFSTTSKNELFLNLVMEYVPETLYRVLKHYSNVNQRMPLIYVKLYTYQIFRGLGHIHTVPGVCHRDIKPQNLLVDPLTHQVKICDFGSAKVLVKGEANISYICSRYYRAPELIFGATEYTTSIDIWSAGCVLAELLLGQPLFPGDSAVDQLVEIIKVLGTPTREEIRCMNPNYTEFRFPQIKAHPWHKVFHKRMPPEAIDLASRLLQYSPSLRCTALEACAHPFFDELREPNARLPNGRPLPPLFNFKQELSGAPPELINRLIPEHVRRQSGLNLLHPAGT, from the exons ATGGCCTCGTTGCCGCTGGGGCCTCATCCGCCTGAAAATGAGGGAGTGAAGATTGCACCTCGTCGGCCAGAGATGGGAGACGATAAG GAAATGGCAGCTGCTGTTGTCGAGGGGAATGATCCAGTAACTGGTCACATCATTTCCACCACCATTGGAGGCAAAAATGGTGAACCCAAGCGG ACAATCAGTTACATGGCAGAGCGTGTTGTGGGGACTGGGTCATTTGGAATTGTCTTTCAG GCAAAATGCTTGGAGACTGGGGAGACAGTTGCCATAAAGAAGGTCTTGCAGGACAGGCGGTATAAGAATCGTGAGCTGCAGCTTATGCGCTCTATGGATCACCCAAATGTGATTTCTCTGAAGCACTGCTTTTTCTCTACGACCAGTAAAAATGAGCTTTTTCTCAACTTGGTTATGGAATATGTCCCCGAGACTCTGTATCGTGTTTTGAAGCACTACAGCAATGTGAACCAGAGGATGCCACTTATCTATGTTAAACTCTACACCTATCAA ATTTTTAGGGGGCTTGGTCATATTCACACTGTTCCTGGAGTTTGCCATAGGGACATAAAGCCTCAAAATCTTCTG GTAGACCCGCTTACACATCAAGTCAAGATTTGTGATTTTGGAAGTGCAAAGGTTTTG GTCAAGGGCGAAGCAAACATATCATATATTTGCTCTCGTTACTACCGAGCTCCAGAACTCATATTTGGTGCGACAGAATATACAACATCGATTGATATCTGGTCAGCTGGTTGTGTTCTTGCAGAGCTTCTTCTAGGCCAG CCATTGTTTCCGGGAGACAGTGCGGTGGATCAACTTGTAGAGATCATCAAG GTTCTTGGAACCCCAACTCGAGAAGAGATCCGCTGTATGAATCCAAACTATACTGAGTTTCGGTTTCCACAGATAAAGGCTCACCCATGGCACAAG GTTTTCCACAAGAGGATGCCTCCAGAAGCAATTGATCTTGCCTCAAGGCTTTTACAGTATTCACCCAGTCTTCGCTGCACTGCT CTAGAGGCATGTGCTcatcctttttttgatgaactCCGGGAGCCCAATGCCCGCCTGCCTAATGGACGGCCTTTACCTCCTCTCTTCAACTTCAAACAGGAA TTATCTGGTGCTCCACCAGAGCTCATTAACAGATTGATACCAGAGCATGTGAGACGGCAATCTGGTCTAAATCTCTTGCACCCAGCAGGCACGTAA